CCGTACACCGCGATCTCGTCCCAAGTGATGGGTATCTCGCTCGCGGCCTTCGCGCTTGCCGCGGGATTGTTGATGTCCGTGATGAAGAAGCGCTCGATGCCCATCCGCAGACGGGGGACCGGCCCCAGATCATTCATTTTGTCTTCTATGGTGTACGTGCCGCTTACCAGCTTGTCGTAGACCGCATCGACCAGTTCCGGATTCAGGAAGGCGAGGATCGTGCCCAGGTCATTGATGCTCACGGATGCCGGGTCCTCGGGGACCACGCCGCCGGGGCGTACCACCGCGTGCCGGCAGAACGCCCAGCCCAGATAGTAGTAGCTGCCCCGCGCCAGCCGGCATGGCTCCACGGGTTCGTCCAAATCATTGTTCCGGTGGAATGCCTTCCGCACTTCGGCATGGTCGCTGTCTGACGGGCAGACACAGATGTCCGGGTCGTTCAGGTACTCGGGGTAGACCATTGGCCCGTCGAACGAGCAGTCCTTGGCGATATTGCCGCCGCAATCGTAGAGCTTCATCGGCGGGAAGAGCTCGCCCGGGTCTTCGTTCGCGTACATGTTGAAGACCAGGCCCAGTTCCTTGAGATTGTTCTGGCAACTGGCCCGCCGTGCGGACTCGCGCACCCGCGCCAGCGCCGGCAAGAGAATGGCGGCCAGAATGCCGATGATCGCAATGACGACCAATAGCTCTATGAGTGTGAATCCCTTGATACGCAACATGCTCATGATAAGTCCTCCTGCGTTTACCTTC
This DNA window, taken from Candidatus Hydrogenedentota bacterium, encodes the following:
- a CDS encoding DUF1559 domain-containing protein; the protein is MLRIKGFTLIELLVVIAIIGILAAILLPALARVRESARRASCQNNLKELGLVFNMYANEDPGELFPPMKLYDCGGNIAKDCSFDGPMVYPEYLNDPDICVCPSDSDHAEVRKAFHRNNDLDEPVEPCRLARGSYYYLGWAFCRHAVVRPGGVVPEDPASVSINDLGTILAFLNPELVDAVYDKLVSGTYTIEDKMNDLGPVPRLRMGIERFFITDINNPAASAKAASEIPITWDEIAVYGKAETFNHVPGGGNCLYLDGHVRYLRWPSEFPADTLGMLLSFLF